In Marinobacterium sp. LSUCC0821, the DNA window ATCAGTTCCTAGCTTTCCTAGTAAGCAAAGAGGCCCAAGCGATTCTTCCTGTTACAAACTGGATGCTACCGGTGATCGACGGTGTTGAACTTCCGGCTGCATTCTCAACGCTAGTAACACCAAAACAGATTACCGCTTCACCAAGCGAAATCGCTTCAGCTCGCGCATCGTGGATTCGTGACTGGCGCAACGCGACGGCTAACTAACCTGTGACGCTGCTACGCAACACCAGATCTATGCCAAGCTTGGCAGCTGGTGTTGCGTATTTTGTAACATTTGCAGTTACATTCACTGCATTCTGGGGTTTAACAAGTTATCAAGGTAGCGCATTAAGCATTGCACTCCTGCAGGATAACTACCTACAGCAGATTCTTAAGTTCACTCTATATCAGGCTTTAATAAGTACGCTACTGTCGCTACTGCTAGCCGTTCCCGTAGCTCGCGCACTGCATCGTGCATCTCCCTGGGGAAAGTCGCTATTTTTAAAACTTTCACTGCTGGCATTTGTGATGCCTTCACTGGTTTTAGTGAGCGGTATCGTCAATCTACTTGGACCGCAGAGTAATTTCAGCAAGGCGCTTGATGGTTGGAATCTATTTGGCCTCAGCGGTATTTTGATAGCGCACGTCTATCTCAATTTCCCCTTTGCTGTGCGAGTACTCTATGGGGCTTTTCAGGCGATACCCGAAAGCCGCGAGCAGCTCGCTGATCAGCTGAAACTTAGCACCTTGCAACGCATTCAACATATTGAACTCCCCGCCATAAGGGCGCAGCTCTGGACCCTTGCAGGGCTGATTGGCATTCTCTGTTTTAATAGCTTTGCTATAGTACTAACACTCGGTGGCGGGCCTAAAGCGACTACTCTTGAACTGGCTATCTATCAGGCCCTTAAATATGATTTCAATCTCTCTGAGGCGCTAACCCTTGCTTGGCTTCAATTCGCCATCGCTGGCTCTCTATTCCTTCTGCTGAGCTACAGCGCTAAGGTCAATTGGCTTGGGGCTGAGCGTGGGACACAATCACAGAGAACAGAGCGTGGTTCCATTAGATATCTGCAATTGGCTATCTATGTTGCAGCCTGGGTTTATCTACTTTTTCCAATTTTGGCGCTAGTCAGCAAAATTTCAGTCAATCTACTTATCAATTACCCCTACAGTTCGATGTTTAGGGCGCTTAGTGAAACGCTTATCATTGCTACTTCAGCCGCACTTCTCGCGCTTTTATTGTCGTTACTGTTACTGAATCCAATCCGTAAAGCAGCCATTCGCCAGCAGAAATTAACGGAGGCCATTTGGAGCTGGCTGGCTAGCCACTCCCTTGTCGCCCCAGCGATCGTGATCTCTACCGGCACCTACATATTGCTAATTAGCCAAGGCCTGTTAGAGGCTTTCAGCTATTTCTACCTCATAGTTCTCAATGCCATGGTGCTGCTGCCATTTTTATTGAATCAGTTAAAACCTCACCTGCTGCAATTTGATCTGCAGTACTACGCTTTGATAGAGAATTTGAAGCTGCCACTTTTTGAGCGTTTAAAGGTTACCGCCATTCATATTCACAAACCGCTGATTGCAACGGCAAGCTTTGCACTGTTGCTAGCCTTGGGGGATGTAGCCATATTTGCGATATTTGGCTCATACCAGCATCCAACCCTACCCTGGCTGATATACACCTTTGCTGGTACCTATCGACTGGCGGAAGCGGCACTCACTTCACTCATTCTGCTAGCGCTCTGTTTTGTACTTTTGCGCTTAATGGAGCACTATCAACGCCATGACTAAAGATATCGGCCTTAGCGTAACAAGCCTTGCAGTCGTCTACCCAGATTGGCGCTACACCTACAATCTAGAGATTGAGGCTGGGACACGGGTAGCACTTCTAGGTGAAAGTGGGATTGGCAAAACAACCCTATTACTGGCACTTGCTGGCTTTGCCCCTATCGAGTCCGGCCAGATCACTTGGCATAAAAAGGACATTACCCAGAGTCCGGCTAATCAGCGCCCTATCGCCATGTTATTTCAGGCGGATAACCTATTTGAACACCTCAGTGTGCGCAGCAATCTATTGCTAGGCCAATCACCAACGCTTGATCAACAAAGAGTTATCGACGGCGCTGCACGTCTAGGAATCGATAAACAACTGGATAAAATGCCGGCACAGCTATCAGGCGGACAACGTCAACGGGTGGCGATATTACGTACGATGCTACGCGATGAGCCACTGGTAATTTTAGATGAACCCTTCACAGGTTTAGATGAGACTACCAAGGAGCGCACCCTGGCTTGGATCGATGAGCAGTTAACTCAGGATAATAAGACCCTGCTGATGGTCACCCACCAGCAGACTGATGCAACCGGACTGAATGCCCGAATTGCATCGATTTAATGGGATTACTGTTTACGGAATCAGGATTGTCGAACCCGTAGTTTTACGTGACTCAAGATCCGTATGTGCTTTAGAGACATCAGCTAATGGATAGCGCTGATTTATTTCGATCTTAACCTGTCCAGAAGTGACCCGAGCGAATAGATCCTTAGCCATCTCCTCAAGCATTGGACGATCATGTACATAGGTCATTAACGTTGGACGAGTCACTTTAAGCGACCCTTTAGCAGCCAACATACCCACCTCAAATGCAGGCACAGCACCTGTCGCATTACCAAAGGTCACCATAGTACCGCGTGGAGCCAAACAGTCTAACGACCCCATAAAGGTATCTTTACCAATTGAGTCATAGACAACGTTAACACCATTACCGTTGGTCAATTCACGAGTTCTGGCAACAAAATCTTCAGATGTGTAGATGATGGTCTCATCACAGCCATAGGATTTAGCAAGCTCCGCTTTCTCTGCACTACCAACCGTACCAATAACACGAGCTCCTAGGGCTTTTAACCACTGCACAGCAATAAGGCCAACACCACCAGCAGCAGCATGGAGAAGCACCGTATCACCTGCTTTCACAGTGTAACTGTCATTCAGAAGATACTGCACGGTTAGGCCCTGGAGCATCATGGCAGCCCCTTGCTCAAAGCTGATACTGTCCGGCAACACAACCAGAGTATCTTGTGGCATAACGCGTTTTACCGCGTAGGCGCCGATCGGCTGACCTGCATAGGCAACACGGTCACCCACTTTTACATAGGTCACATCACTGCCAATCGCCTCAACAACACCAGCTCCCTCCATACCGAGTTTGCCTGGCATCTCTTGTGGGTATAGGCCCGTTCTAAAATAGACATCGATGTAGTTAAGACCAACTGCTTCATGGCGAACCAATACATCGTTAGCACCTAGGGCGGGTAACTCAACGTCCACCAGTTTCATCTCTTCGGGGTCACCGTTTTGCTGTATGCGAATCGCTTTAGTTATTTCACCCATTGCTTAACTCCATTTATCTCTATTATTCACACTCGTATGTAAACGAGGCCCAATCACTGTACCAATCTCGTCCCTCACCACGAGGAGATTCGCTCCCCTTGGCAATGCGGACAGTATTCATCAAAAACGCGCCCTCAATAGCGTCAAAGGTCACTAGGCCTTCACTATTAGTGCGTAACTCATCACTCTCTTTAGAATCTTTACGGAAGCGTCTCACTAGCAGCCCTTCCACAGGTTCACCCTGCCACAGTACCTTAAAGCTTGGTTGGCTCGCACACTGGGTGATTCCACGTTGCGGGATAATCTCTAGGCGTTGCCCCATCGGTTCTGAAAGCCAATTAGGTTCTGCGGCCCCTGCAGTTCCTGCAAGGGTTTTAGCGTGGCGATAGTAAGTCTCAGTCGCCCCATCCATACTGGTGCCTGTTGTTTTGTACCAACTAAGCGCGGACTCTAAACCCTCGGCACGCAGATAGGTCACAAACTTTACCGTATCATCAAATTTAATATGGAACGCTGTGCTCTCATAGCCAACCATTCGATAACCAGAAGCGTCCAAGCTGTACCGCAGCGCTGGTTTATCACCAGTCATCGCTTTAATAGGAACCAAACCCCTCTCATCTAACGTATGGTAACTGACGGCTTCATGTTCCAAGTAGGGGTAACTGCGGCCATTAAAAAGCTGGCCAATCTTAATATGCACATCAATGCTGTTATCCGGCGCTGTGATGAAAGGGTCGGACTCCAGCCAAAATTCATGAGCGCTGGCATTTAAGCTGAAACTCATTAGTATCAGTGCTGTTGGTAAAATTCTTTTCAATTCAACTGCCTTGGAATTATCGATGAACACTAAAATCTATCTTCAAACTATCTACCGACTGTTTTTACTGATCGTTTTCACGACTCTTTCAGTCAATGTAACAGCTCATGAAGTTACACCAACCATCATTGAGATTGAAGCGGTTTCAAGTCATCAGATAACACTCAAGATCGATACCAACCTCGAAGCACTGATGACAGAAATAGGCGCGGATCATACAAATACTGATGATGCGCCCCAAGCTGAAGAATATAACGCATTACGCTCGCTTACGGATCAGCAGCTTGCTGAAAAAGCTACGCCATTTATTAACGCATTTATCGAAAAAATCACGCTTTTAGGCGAAGGAGATCAACGGGTATCGCTTTCACCTTCACAGGTTGATCTCTCCATCAAACCACAATCAGACTTAGAAATAGCTCGTGAGTCACTCATTAGTTACACACTAGATACCGACGTTGAGCTTGCAACACCACTCACCTTTAGCTGGCCTTCACAATTTGGCGACAGCGTTGTGCGTGTTATCCATAAGGGGGAAGCTGCCGGGGCGCTATGGGTAAAAGCAGGAACAAGTTCCGATCCATTTGAGTTAAACGCAGTAACGCTTAAACAGAGTCTGTTTGACTATGTAGTGATCGGATTCGAACACATCTTGCCCCTTGGGCTTGATCATATTCTTTTTGTACTGGGCATCTATCTGCTAAGCCAGCGATTAAAAGATCTGTTGTGGCAGGTGACGGCCTTCACAGCAGCCCACACCCTCACTTTGGGACTAGCCATTTTGGGATACGTAAGCGTCTCACCATCAATCGTTGAGCCGCTTATTGCCCTCTCTATCTGCTATGTGGCGATAGAGAACCTCTTCCATAAACAGATATCGACATCACGCGTGGTATTGGTGTTTGCCTTTGGCCTCTTACATGGCCTTGGATTTGCCGGCGTATTGAGTGAAATAGGACTCAATCAAGATGCATTTATCCCAAGCTTGATCGCCTTCAACGTGGGTGTAGAGCTAGGACAGCTAGCAGTAATCACCCTAGCTTACATCCTTGCAGGATACTGGTTTGGGGAGAAGCCTTACTGGAATAAGCTAATTCGAGTACCGGTTAGTCTGTTGATAGCACTTACCGGTGCGTTTTGGGTAGTTGAGCGGGTGTTTTATTAAGGTATTGCGGTGGTAATTAGATCGCTTCGCCCTGCGGGCTAGCTCCTACGGCCCTGGAGCAATTGTAGGAACTAGCCCGGAGGGAGAAGCGAAAAATCGAATAAGCAGCTAGCCCATAGGGCGAAGCGATAGGTAAATATTCCTTACAACCCCGCCTTATCTAAAGCATCTTTTAAGTAGTCGATTGTACGATCTACATTCATCAGCTTATCGATACCAAAAAGGCCGATACGGAAAGTACGGAAGCCAGCCGGCTCATCACACATGAGTGGTACACCAGCAGCGATCTGGAAGCCCGCCTGAGCAAACTTAGAGCCGTTTTGGATTTCAGCATCCAGTGTGTGGCTAACCACTACACCAGGTGCACCGAAGCCATCAGCTGCAAGACTCTTGATACCGCGTGAAGCCAAGAGCGCACGTGCTTCAGAGCCTAAACGGGCTTGTGCCTCTTTCAGCTTAGCAAAGCCATACTGTTCAGCTTCCGCCATTACATCACGAAGTTGACGTAGACCATCAGTCGGCATTGTTGCGTGGTAGGCATGGCCGCCGTTTTCATAGGCTTCCATAATCTGAGTCCACTTTTTCAGATCGCATGCAAAACTGTTACTTGAGCTCGCTTCAGCCACTTCACGAGCTTTGGCACTCATCATAACGAGACCTGCACAAGGTGAACCACTCCACCCCTTTTGCGGTGCACTACAGATAACATCAACACCTAGCGCCTTCATATCAACCCAGATGGTGCCAGAGGCGATACAGTCCAGGACAAACAGAGCTCCGACTTGATGTGCAGCATCAGCGATCGCTTTGATGTAATCATCCGGCAAAATCATGCCCGCAGAGGTCTCTACATGAGGCGCAAAGACAACATCTGGCTTCTCATTCAGAATGGTCTCAACAGCCTGTGCAATTGGGAATGGTGCAAGTTGGGCGTCGGCCTCTGTGCTATCAAACTGCGCTTTCAGCACAAGCTCTTCACGTGGAAGCTCCGCCATCTCAAAAATTTGAGTCCAACGGTAGCTAAACCAGCCATTACGGATAACTAGCGCCTTTTTGCCCTTAGCAAACTGACGCGCAACTGCCTCCATACCAAAGGTGCCGCTGCCCGGAACAATGGCAACAGAATCAGCGTTGTAGACAGACTTTAACTGTGCTGAGAGATCGCGCATTACGTGCTGGAATGCATTCGACATATGGTTCAGCGAACGGTCGGTATAAACAACTGAGAATTCGAGTAGTCCATCTGGATCTACATTGGCAAGTAAACCTGACACAGGCGGCTCCTTAAAAAAGACTTAAATATTAGCCACATAATGCGAAACAGAGGCGCTATTGGCAAGCTTTTAACCCTAAAGAATCCTTTATCTGGTTAAAGCAACTTCTTAACCTACTGAAGTTGATGTAATGTGCCTAGGTATCCTATCTACTTGGTAGCAGGTTCTTTAAATTTCTTATGTGAGCACACCTATGCCAACAGCGCAGTTAGTAAATCTCTTTATACTCTCCATCTTATGGGGCGGCTCTT includes these proteins:
- a CDS encoding HupE/UreJ family protein; protein product: MNTKIYLQTIYRLFLLIVFTTLSVNVTAHEVTPTIIEIEAVSSHQITLKIDTNLEALMTEIGADHTNTDDAPQAEEYNALRSLTDQQLAEKATPFINAFIEKITLLGEGDQRVSLSPSQVDLSIKPQSDLEIARESLISYTLDTDVELATPLTFSWPSQFGDSVVRVIHKGEAAGALWVKAGTSSDPFELNAVTLKQSLFDYVVIGFEHILPLGLDHILFVLGIYLLSQRLKDLLWQVTAFTAAHTLTLGLAILGYVSVSPSIVEPLIALSICYVAIENLFHKQISTSRVVLVFAFGLLHGLGFAGVLSEIGLNQDAFIPSLIAFNVGVELGQLAVITLAYILAGYWFGEKPYWNKLIRVPVSLLIALTGAFWVVERVFY
- a CDS encoding aminotransferase class V-fold PLP-dependent enzyme, producing MSGLLANVDPDGLLEFSVVYTDRSLNHMSNAFQHVMRDLSAQLKSVYNADSVAIVPGSGTFGMEAVARQFAKGKKALVIRNGWFSYRWTQIFEMAELPREELVLKAQFDSTEADAQLAPFPIAQAVETILNEKPDVVFAPHVETSAGMILPDDYIKAIADAAHQVGALFVLDCIASGTIWVDMKALGVDVICSAPQKGWSGSPCAGLVMMSAKAREVAEASSSNSFACDLKKWTQIMEAYENGGHAYHATMPTDGLRQLRDVMAEAEQYGFAKLKEAQARLGSEARALLASRGIKSLAADGFGAPGVVVSHTLDAEIQNGSKFAQAGFQIAAGVPLMCDEPAGFRTFRIGLFGIDKLMNVDRTIDYLKDALDKAGL
- a CDS encoding ABC transporter permease subunit produces the protein MPSLAAGVAYFVTFAVTFTAFWGLTSYQGSALSIALLQDNYLQQILKFTLYQALISTLLSLLLAVPVARALHRASPWGKSLFLKLSLLAFVMPSLVLVSGIVNLLGPQSNFSKALDGWNLFGLSGILIAHVYLNFPFAVRVLYGAFQAIPESREQLADQLKLSTLQRIQHIELPAIRAQLWTLAGLIGILCFNSFAIVLTLGGGPKATTLELAIYQALKYDFNLSEALTLAWLQFAIAGSLFLLLSYSAKVNWLGAERGTQSQRTERGSIRYLQLAIYVAAWVYLLFPILALVSKISVNLLINYPYSSMFRALSETLIIATSAALLALLLSLLLLNPIRKAAIRQQKLTEAIWSWLASHSLVAPAIVISTGTYILLISQGLLEAFSYFYLIVLNAMVLLPFLLNQLKPHLLQFDLQYYALIENLKLPLFERLKVTAIHIHKPLIATASFALLLALGDVAIFAIFGSYQHPTLPWLIYTFAGTYRLAEAALTSLILLALCFVLLRLMEHYQRHD
- a CDS encoding DUF4198 domain-containing protein yields the protein MSFSLNASAHEFWLESDPFITAPDNSIDVHIKIGQLFNGRSYPYLEHEAVSYHTLDERGLVPIKAMTGDKPALRYSLDASGYRMVGYESTAFHIKFDDTVKFVTYLRAEGLESALSWYKTTGTSMDGATETYYRHAKTLAGTAGAAEPNWLSEPMGQRLEIIPQRGITQCASQPSFKVLWQGEPVEGLLVRRFRKDSKESDELRTNSEGLVTFDAIEGAFLMNTVRIAKGSESPRGEGRDWYSDWASFTYECE
- a CDS encoding quinone oxidoreductase; protein product: MGEITKAIRIQQNGDPEEMKLVDVELPALGANDVLVRHEAVGLNYIDVYFRTGLYPQEMPGKLGMEGAGVVEAIGSDVTYVKVGDRVAYAGQPIGAYAVKRVMPQDTLVVLPDSISFEQGAAMMLQGLTVQYLLNDSYTVKAGDTVLLHAAAGGVGLIAVQWLKALGARVIGTVGSAEKAELAKSYGCDETIIYTSEDFVARTRELTNGNGVNVVYDSIGKDTFMGSLDCLAPRGTMVTFGNATGAVPAFEVGMLAAKGSLKVTRPTLMTYVHDRPMLEEMAKDLFARVTSGQVKIEINQRYPLADVSKAHTDLESRKTTGSTILIP
- a CDS encoding ATP-binding cassette domain-containing protein, with the protein product MTKDIGLSVTSLAVVYPDWRYTYNLEIEAGTRVALLGESGIGKTTLLLALAGFAPIESGQITWHKKDITQSPANQRPIAMLFQADNLFEHLSVRSNLLLGQSPTLDQQRVIDGAARLGIDKQLDKMPAQLSGGQRQRVAILRTMLRDEPLVILDEPFTGLDETTKERTLAWIDEQLTQDNKTLLMVTHQQTDATGLNARIASI